The window TGTCAGCGACAAGGCTTTGTCCGAGGGCCTGCGCAGCGCCAACTGGCCCGCACGATTGCAAAAGCTTTCCCCCGGGCCGCTGCAAGACCTCCTGCCCGGAGTTCCCATCTGGCTCGATGGCGGCCACAACCGCAGCGCGGGCGAAGCCATTGCCGCTTTCGTGGAAGCGCAGGATCTTGCGCCGCATTGCGTAATCGGCATGCTGATACGCAAGGACCCCGCCAGCCTGATGGATCCGCTGCATGGGCTTGTCGAAAGCGTGACCATAGTCCCCGTGCCCGGTCAGGACACGCACGAAACAGCAGCCTTCAAACAATGGCCCGTTGATGTGCACGAAGCGCCAGATGTGGTCGCGGCACTGCGCCAGATCGCTGCCGACAAGTCCGAAGCCGTCCTGATTACAGGCTCGCTTTACCTCGCTGGCGAAGTGCTGAAGCTCAACCGCGAATGGCCGGAGTAACTACTCGGCTGGGACTGCCGCCGCGTCCGGCGTGACCACACCGCTTTTCGCTCCTGCGCGCTTCTGCCTGATCCATTCGAAAATGCAGAGCACTACGGCCACACCGCCGATTGCGGTTGTGAGGATGAACACGTCGAAATAGCCGCGATCTTCGATCATCTCGCCCAGCGCGCCGCGGCCCAGCGTGCCCACCAGCAGCGTGAGCGAGGACAGCAGCGCGTATTGCACGGCAGAATATTTCTTCGACACGATCGAGCTGAGCCAGGCCACATAGGCTGCACCAGCGATACCGATAGCGAGGTTCTCCCACATGATGGTGAAAGTCAGCCGCGGAAGGCCTTCCGAACCGAAGGGTGCCATGAACTCAATAAGATTGGTGAAGTAGATCGCATCGCTCGCCGCCTGCATATTCGCGCCGCCAATGGCCATGTCGGCGTAAAGCAGGTTGGTGAGCGCAGCGATCAGCGCGCCAAAGGTAAGCGTCGCCATCCGGCCCACCACGGTGAGCATGTACCCGCCGAGCGCGAGGCCTGCGATAATTGCGCCGACACCGAAGAACTTGGACGCGAAAGCGACCTCGTCATTCGTGTAATTGAGCTCGCCGAGATAGAACGGATAGGCAAACGTGCCCCAGATCGCGTCACAAATTCGGTACGTCAGCACCAGCGACAGGATCAGCACCAGCGACCAGCCCATGCGGCCGACGAACTCCACCAGCGGCATCACCAGCGCACGATACAGATGGTCGATGGCGTAGGAATTGCCTGCATCGCGCGGGATATCCTCGGTGAGGACATTCTCCCCCTTGTTCTTCTGGGAAGCGAGCCAGCCAGCAATAAACGCCGGGATCACAACTGTCGCAACGATGATCCACGGTCCGAAATTGACGGTAAAGTCGGTCGGATTCGGGCGATCTTCGGGCGCGTAGGCAAGCGACATATACATGAAGGTCAGCACCGTGCCGATGGCAACCGCCCACAGCAGGCCAACCGCGCCAAGCGCCTTTGCGCGCAGCGAAGGATTTATTTCGCCCTTCTTTTGGAGGCTTAGAAGGAGCTCATCCGGTTCGCCTTCGCCCGCTTCGGTCACCTTGGTATCGGGAGCCCAAAGCCCGATGATGCCGATAGCGAGCAGAATGCCGCCCATGATGAGGTAGGTCTGCGGCCAGCCGATGCGCGCAGCGATGATAAGACCAAGCGCCCCGCCGACCAGCGCCGCCAGCCGGTAACCCATCTGGTAGACTGTCGAGAGGATATCGAGGGTCGCCTCTTCATCGGCCACGTCGATACGCCAGGCATTGATTGCGATGTCCTGCGTCGCGCTGGCGAGTGCTCCGATCCCGGCGAGCAGGCTGAACCAGCCGATCGCCTCGTTGGTCGGGTTTGAGAGGCTGAGCGCAATCAGGATAACGCCAAGCAGGATTTGCGCCGGCACGATCCACTGCTT is drawn from Aurantiacibacter sp. MUD61 and contains these coding sequences:
- a CDS encoding AmpG family muropeptide MFS transporter; this encodes MAEAAAETTKKTKPGWGTLFRSLRNPKSGYTALFGFASGLPFSLFLGTLYAWLSEAEVELETMGVFSLIGLAYAFQFLWSPLIDKVSIPGFSNLGRRKQWIVPAQILLGVILIALSLSNPTNEAIGWFSLLAGIGALASATQDIAINAWRIDVADEEATLDILSTVYQMGYRLAALVGGALGLIIAARIGWPQTYLIMGGILLAIGIIGLWAPDTKVTEAGEGEPDELLLSLQKKGEINPSLRAKALGAVGLLWAVAIGTVLTFMYMSLAYAPEDRPNPTDFTVNFGPWIIVATVVIPAFIAGWLASQKNKGENVLTEDIPRDAGNSYAIDHLYRALVMPLVEFVGRMGWSLVLILSLVLTYRICDAIWGTFAYPFYLGELNYTNDEVAFASKFFGVGAIIAGLALGGYMLTVVGRMATLTFGALIAALTNLLYADMAIGGANMQAASDAIYFTNLIEFMAPFGSEGLPRLTFTIMWENLAIGIAGAAYVAWLSSIVSKKYSAVQYALLSSLTLLVGTLGRGALGEMIEDRGYFDVFILTTAIGGVAVVLCIFEWIRQKRAGAKSGVVTPDAAAVPAE